Proteins encoded in a region of the Phormidium ambiguum IAM M-71 genome:
- a CDS encoding phycobilisome linker polypeptide, with amino-acid sequence MRMFKITACVPSQTRIRTQRELQNTYFTKLVPYDNWFREQQRIMKMGGKILKVELATGKQGANTGLL; translated from the coding sequence ATGCGGATGTTTAAGATTACTGCTTGTGTTCCAAGCCAAACTAGAATTCGGACTCAAAGAGAATTGCAAAACACCTATTTTACTAAACTGGTTCCTTATGACAACTGGTTTCGTGAACAACAAAGAATTATGAAGATGGGTGGTAAAATCCTCAAGGTTGAATTGGCAACCGGGAAACAGGGCGCGAATACAGGTTTACTGTAA
- a CDS encoding alpha/beta fold hydrolase, whose protein sequence is MSSVTPTNSSKYKTSHTQFYTWKNYRCAYEVITPTDADKNQKTPLLLIHPIGVGLSRNFWQRFYENWYQTGQHNLIYNPDLLGCGESDMPHVACTPNDWAEQMQEFLQNIVKRPVILIVQGALFPVAIELLQNATISHLVTGIILSGPPAWPVITKKAENWQQKVIWNLLDSPLGNVFYRYARSEKFLRSFSIRQLFAEEQQVDDEWLNMLNLGAKNMASRYAVFAFLARFWQKGYEQAISQISQPTLVVLGNKASSISKSGTQETPEQRSQAYLQHLPKGETIFIPGRNVLPYESTAEFVQVVGDFVDKIETKY, encoded by the coding sequence ATGTCATCAGTTACTCCTACTAATTCCTCCAAATACAAAACCTCCCATACGCAATTCTACACTTGGAAAAACTACCGATGTGCCTACGAAGTTATTACCCCAACAGACGCAGATAAAAATCAAAAAACTCCGCTATTACTAATTCATCCCATTGGTGTAGGATTGTCTCGAAATTTTTGGCAACGATTTTACGAAAATTGGTATCAAACAGGACAGCATAATTTAATTTATAATCCTGATTTATTAGGGTGTGGTGAAAGTGATATGCCTCATGTTGCTTGTACACCTAATGATTGGGCAGAACAGATGCAAGAATTTCTCCAAAACATTGTCAAAAGACCTGTAATTTTAATAGTGCAGGGTGCCTTATTTCCAGTCGCAATAGAACTGCTACAAAACGCTACCATATCTCATCTAGTAACAGGGATAATTTTATCTGGCCCTCCAGCTTGGCCTGTAATTACCAAAAAAGCCGAAAACTGGCAACAAAAAGTAATTTGGAATTTGCTAGACTCTCCTTTAGGCAATGTGTTTTATCGCTATGCCAGAAGTGAAAAATTCTTACGTTCTTTCTCTATTCGTCAACTATTTGCTGAAGAACAACAAGTAGACGATGAATGGTTGAATATGCTCAATTTAGGAGCAAAAAATATGGCGAGTCGCTATGCAGTCTTTGCATTTTTAGCTAGATTTTGGCAAAAAGGATATGAACAAGCAATTAGTCAAATCAGCCAACCAACCCTTGTAGTTTTAGGTAATAAAGCTTCTAGTATTAGTAAATCCGGTACTCAAGAAACGCCAGAACAACGTAGCCAAGCTTACTTACAACATCTACCAAAAGGAGAGACTATTTTTATTCCCGGTCGGAATGTTTTACCCTACGAATCAACAGCAGAATTTGTCCAAGTAGTAGGTGATTTTGTAGATAAGATAGAAACAAAATATTAA
- a CDS encoding cytochrome c biogenesis protein — MTVNNSESGFNKIKKYWRGELLPLLADLRLAILLLLAIALFSISGTVIEQGQSAQFYQANYPEHPALFGFLTWKVILIIGLDHVYHTWWFLSLLILFGSSLTACTFTRQFPALKAARNWKFYDKPRQFEKLALSAELNAGNFNSLLPELQKRSYLIFQEGNSLYARKGIAGRIGPIVVHASMLIILAGSIWGSVTGFVAQEMIPSGQTFLVKNIVDAGPLAAAQVPKDWAVKVNRFWIDYTPEGGIDQFYSDLSVVDKEGKEVDRQTIYVNKPLRHQGVTFYQTDWGISAVKFQFNNSPIFQLPMAQLDTNGKGRIWGTWIPTKPDLSEGVSLVTKDLQGTLLIYDATGKLISTVRSGMTTEVNGVKLKILEVIGSTGLQIKADPGIPIVYAGFGLLMLGVIMSYISHSQIWALEQNGKLYIGGRTNRAQVAFEREIIEILQALKTSSLPIIPSETLV; from the coding sequence ATGACTGTTAATAATTCTGAATCGGGATTTAATAAAATTAAAAAGTACTGGCGGGGTGAGTTATTACCTTTGTTAGCAGATTTGCGCTTGGCAATTTTGTTGCTGTTGGCGATCGCACTTTTTAGCATCAGTGGTACAGTAATCGAACAAGGTCAATCTGCTCAATTTTATCAAGCTAATTATCCCGAACATCCCGCTTTATTTGGCTTTCTCACTTGGAAAGTTATACTCATTATTGGCTTAGACCATGTATATCATACTTGGTGGTTTTTATCCCTATTAATCTTATTTGGTTCTAGTCTCACTGCTTGTACGTTTACTCGCCAGTTTCCCGCATTGAAAGCAGCGAGAAATTGGAAATTTTATGATAAACCTCGGCAATTTGAAAAATTAGCTTTGAGTGCAGAGTTAAACGCAGGTAATTTTAATTCTTTATTACCAGAATTACAAAAACGCAGTTATCTAATTTTTCAAGAAGGCAATTCTTTATATGCGCGAAAAGGTATAGCTGGAAGAATCGGCCCGATCGTTGTTCATGCCAGTATGCTAATAATTTTAGCAGGGTCAATTTGGGGAAGTGTTACTGGATTTGTTGCCCAAGAAATGATTCCTAGCGGACAAACTTTTCTAGTAAAAAATATAGTTGATGCGGGGCCGTTAGCCGCAGCACAAGTTCCTAAAGATTGGGCAGTTAAAGTTAACCGTTTTTGGATTGATTACACGCCAGAAGGCGGGATTGACCAATTTTATTCTGATTTATCAGTTGTAGATAAAGAAGGTAAAGAAGTCGATCGCCAAACCATTTATGTCAACAAACCTCTGCGTCATCAAGGCGTAACTTTCTATCAAACAGATTGGGGAATTTCCGCAGTTAAATTCCAGTTTAATAATAGCCCAATTTTCCAACTACCGATGGCGCAACTAGACACTAATGGAAAAGGCAGAATTTGGGGAACTTGGATTCCTACAAAACCAGATTTAAGTGAAGGCGTTTCCTTAGTTACTAAAGATTTGCAGGGAACTTTATTAATCTATGATGCCACTGGAAAATTAATCTCAACTGTCCGTAGTGGAATGACTACCGAAGTCAACGGAGTGAAACTGAAAATTTTAGAAGTTATTGGCAGTACGGGATTACAAATCAAAGCAGATCCAGGTATTCCTATAGTTTACGCTGGTTTTGGTTTGCTGATGTTGGGTGTGATTATGAGTTATATTTCCCACTCCCAAATATGGGCTTTAGAACAAAATGGCAAACTGTATATTGGTGGAAGAACCAATCGCGCCCAAGTTGCTTTTGAAAGAGAAATCATTGAAATTTTACAAGCATTAAAAACATCTTCC
- the apcA gene encoding allophycocyanin subunit alpha — translation MSIVTKSIVNADAEARYLSPGELDRIKSFVTSGERRLRIAQTLSDSRERIVKQAGDQLFQKRPDVVSPGGNAYGEEMTATCLRDLDYYLRLVTYGIVAGDVTPIEEIGLVGVREMYNSLGTPIPAVAEGVRAMKNVATSLLSAEDAGEAGSYFDYVIGAMQ, via the coding sequence ATGAGTATCGTCACGAAATCCATCGTGAATGCTGATGCTGAGGCCCGCTATCTCAGCCCTGGTGAATTAGATCGGATCAAGAGCTTTGTAACAAGCGGCGAACGTCGTCTCCGCATTGCTCAAACTCTGAGTGATTCTCGTGAACGCATTGTTAAGCAAGCTGGCGACCAACTGTTCCAAAAGCGTCCTGATGTTGTTTCTCCTGGTGGCAATGCCTACGGTGAAGAAATGACCGCTACTTGCCTGCGTGACCTCGATTACTACCTCCGTCTAGTTACTTATGGAATCGTAGCTGGCGATGTAACTCCGATCGAAGAAATCGGTTTGGTAGGTGTTCGTGAAATGTACAACTCTTTGGGTACCCCAATTCCTGCGGTAGCTGAAGGCGTTCGTGCAATGAAGAACGTTGCCACCTCCCTGTTGTCTGCTGAAGATGCTGGTGAAGCTGGCTCCTACTTCGATTACGTGATTGGTGCTATGCAGTAG
- a CDS encoding cytochrome c biogenesis protein CcdA, whose protein sequence is MWETLQTYLYQLSQYADNLVQTQLLQLSWLSVAIIFAAGLLTSLTPCMLSMLPITIGYIGGYEAKSRWQAAAQSTWFSLGLATTLAGLGIIAAFVGQVYGKVGIGLPIIVSIIAIIMGLNLLEALPLSFPSFSGIDLISKDLPHGVRSYLLGLTFGLVASPCSTPVLATLLAWVATTKDLILGAILLLSYTAGYVTPLILAGTFTASIKKLLELRRWSSWINPISGALLVGFGVFSLLSRVPGVIW, encoded by the coding sequence ATGTGGGAAACACTACAAACCTATCTTTATCAATTAAGTCAATACGCTGATAATTTGGTACAAACTCAACTTTTACAATTGAGTTGGTTAAGTGTAGCAATTATTTTTGCGGCTGGATTACTCACCAGTTTAACACCTTGTATGCTTTCAATGTTACCGATAACTATTGGTTATATTGGCGGTTATGAAGCAAAAAGCCGTTGGCAAGCTGCGGCACAATCTACTTGGTTTTCTTTGGGTTTAGCTACTACATTAGCAGGGTTAGGAATTATCGCTGCTTTTGTCGGTCAAGTATACGGTAAGGTTGGTATTGGTTTGCCAATTATTGTCAGCATTATCGCCATTATTATGGGGTTAAATTTATTAGAGGCTTTACCTTTAAGTTTCCCCTCTTTTAGTGGGATAGATTTGATTTCTAAAGATTTGCCTCATGGAGTGCGTTCTTATTTATTAGGATTAACTTTTGGTTTGGTTGCTTCTCCTTGTAGTACTCCGGTTTTGGCTACATTGTTAGCATGGGTAGCAACGACAAAAGATTTAATTTTAGGCGCAATTTTGCTACTATCTTATACGGCTGGATATGTAACTCCTTTGATTTTAGCGGGAACTTTTACAGCGTCAATTAAAAAGTTGTTGGAATTACGGCGTTGGTCAAGTTGGATTAATCCGATTAGCGGGGCGCTTTTAGTAGGTTTTGGCGTATTTTCTCTACTGTCGCGCGTTCCTGGGGTAATTTGGTAA
- a CDS encoding FtsW/RodA/SpoVE family cell cycle protein: MKLSLLIPFLDNSVEDWAITARLLRWLTFLWLFIGLVILFSASYSIADADHGDGLYYFKRQIAWVLVGLVVFNLVVHSPLRYIVAIADWVVLLLLLLILATVIPGVGTTINGATRWLVIGGIPIQPSELIKPFLVLQSARVFGKWEQLNFRVRLTWLFIFAFVLLGILLQPNLSTTAFCGMTIWLIALAAGLPYIQLGLTALGGFLLATLSISLREYQQKRVMMFLNPWVDPLGDGYQLVQSLLAIGSGGMWGSGFGLSQQKLFYLPIQYTDFIFAVYAEEFGFIGCVVLFGFLFIYATLALVVAQRAQRVVHRLVAIGAMILMVGQSLMNIGVATGALPTTGLPFPLFSYGGNSMIASLLAAGLLIRVARESNEAQVVSLTERRRTQTSKETEGQRSRGTKGKIVSLNRSNFKSKL; this comes from the coding sequence GTGAAGCTAAGCCTACTAATTCCGTTTTTAGATAATTCTGTAGAAGATTGGGCAATTACGGCTCGTTTGCTACGTTGGTTAACTTTTTTGTGGCTATTTATAGGATTGGTGATCTTATTTTCAGCTTCTTATTCTATTGCTGATGCAGATCATGGGGATGGGTTGTACTACTTTAAGCGACAAATCGCTTGGGTTTTGGTGGGCTTGGTGGTGTTTAATTTGGTTGTCCACTCGCCGTTGCGTTATATTGTAGCGATCGCAGATTGGGTAGTGTTGCTGCTTTTGTTACTAATCCTTGCGACAGTTATTCCAGGGGTAGGAACAACTATTAATGGGGCTACTCGTTGGCTGGTAATTGGGGGTATTCCTATTCAACCATCGGAACTGATTAAGCCTTTTTTAGTTCTACAAAGTGCCAGAGTTTTCGGTAAGTGGGAACAGCTAAATTTTAGGGTTCGCCTGACGTGGTTATTTATTTTTGCTTTTGTACTTTTAGGAATTTTGTTGCAACCTAATTTAAGTACAACTGCATTTTGTGGTATGACTATCTGGCTGATAGCTTTGGCTGCGGGTCTACCATATATTCAGTTAGGGTTAACAGCTTTGGGTGGGTTTCTGTTAGCTACGTTGAGTATTAGCCTCAGAGAATACCAACAAAAACGGGTAATGATGTTTTTAAATCCTTGGGTTGATCCTTTGGGAGATGGTTATCAGTTGGTACAAAGTTTGTTGGCTATTGGTTCTGGGGGAATGTGGGGTAGTGGGTTTGGTTTGTCGCAACAAAAGTTATTCTATTTACCCATTCAATATACTGATTTTATTTTTGCGGTTTATGCAGAAGAGTTTGGTTTTATTGGTTGTGTAGTTTTATTTGGATTTTTGTTTATTTATGCAACTTTGGCGTTGGTTGTAGCACAAAGGGCGCAGAGGGTGGTGCATCGATTGGTGGCGATCGGTGCGATGATTTTGATGGTAGGACAGTCTTTAATGAATATTGGTGTGGCAACGGGGGCTTTACCTACTACTGGTTTACCTTTTCCTTTGTTTAGTTATGGTGGTAATTCGATGATTGCTAGTTTGTTAGCGGCTGGTTTACTAATTCGAGTTGCCAGAGAAAGTAATGAAGCCCAAGTTGTATCTTTGACAGAACGCCGTCGTACTCAAACCAGCAAAGAGACTGAAGGGCAAAGAAGCAGAGGGACAAAAGGGAAAATAGTGAGTTTAAATCGATCGAATTTCAAGTCTAAACTTTAA
- the apcB gene encoding allophycocyanin subunit beta: MQDAITSVINSSDVQGKYLDTGALEKLKSYFSTGELRVRAATTISANAAAIVKEAVAKSLLYSDITRPGGNMYTTRRYAACIRDLDYYLRYSTYAMLAGDPSILDERVLNGLKETYNSLGVPVSATVQAIQAMKEVTASLVGADAGKEMGVYFDYICSGLS; this comes from the coding sequence ATGCAAGACGCGATTACATCTGTTATTAACTCCTCTGACGTTCAAGGTAAGTATTTAGATACTGGTGCTTTGGAAAAGCTGAAAAGCTACTTCAGCACTGGTGAATTGCGGGTACGTGCCGCTACCACCATCAGCGCTAATGCAGCTGCAATTGTCAAAGAAGCAGTAGCTAAGTCTCTGTTGTACTCTGACATCACTCGTCCCGGTGGCAATATGTACACCACCCGTCGCTATGCTGCTTGCATCCGCGACTTGGACTACTACCTCCGCTATTCCACCTACGCAATGTTGGCTGGCGACCCCTCCATTTTGGACGAGCGCGTTCTCAATGGCTTGAAGGAAACCTACAATTCCTTGGGTGTACCTGTTTCTGCTACCGTACAAGCTATCCAAGCAATGAAGGAAGTTACCGCTAGCTTGGTTGGTGCTGATGCTGGTAAAGAAATGGGTGTTTACTTCGACTACATCTGCTCTGGCTTGAGCTAA
- a CDS encoding VOC family protein, producing MQTTQSSKTVLVPGNLQRVHHIALNVKDMQASRHFYGHILGLHELTGDEVPETLVELVSQGKVANFTTPDGTILDLFWEPELTPPNPDPTEQFTRANHLAFDIDPKLFDTAVEVLKQHQIHIDHGPVTRPTGRGIYFYDPDGFLIEIRCDPLE from the coding sequence ATGCAAACTACTCAATCCTCAAAAACAGTTTTAGTACCTGGCAACTTGCAGCGAGTTCATCACATCGCTTTAAACGTCAAAGATATGCAAGCATCACGGCATTTTTACGGCCATATTCTAGGACTTCACGAACTCACAGGAGATGAAGTTCCTGAAACTTTAGTTGAATTAGTTTCCCAAGGAAAAGTTGCTAATTTTACTACTCCTGACGGTACAATTTTAGACTTATTTTGGGAACCAGAACTTACACCACCAAATCCCGACCCAACAGAGCAATTTACTCGCGCTAATCACTTAGCTTTTGACATCGACCCAAAATTATTTGATACCGCAGTTGAAGTACTCAAACAACATCAAATTCACATCGATCATGGCCCTGTCACTCGTCCCACTGGGAGGGGAATTTACTTTTACGATCCTGATGGTTTCTTAATCGAAATTCGTTGCGACCCTCTTGAATAA